A single region of the Aureibacter tunicatorum genome encodes:
- a CDS encoding HTH domain-containing protein, with product MSVIKYLNRIERIDMLIKMKSTGQPQHLADKVGVSKRMIYEIINDMKDLGAPIKYCNYRKSYMYEREGNFKFSFMPKEMSATDMYHINGGSTLRSFANAGHIFFNFS from the coding sequence ATGTCAGTGATCAAATATTTAAATCGTATCGAGAGAATCGATATGCTTATCAAAATGAAATCTACAGGCCAGCCGCAACATTTGGCTGACAAAGTGGGGGTATCAAAAAGGATGATTTATGAAATCATCAATGATATGAAGGATTTGGGAGCTCCGATCAAATATTGCAATTATAGAAAAAGCTATATGTATGAAAGAGAAGGAAACTTCAAATTCAGTTTTATGCCTAAAGAAATGAGTGCCACAGATATGTATCATATCAATGGCGGATCGACTCTTCGATCATTTGCGAATGCGGGGCATATATTTTTCAATTTCAGCTGA